From the genome of Oscillatoria sp. FACHB-1407, one region includes:
- a CDS encoding nuclear transport factor 2 family protein, whose amino-acid sequence MTTELQPTTELKAIFADIQQLIAQGQVMQIFEKYYGDDVVMQENEAPATVGKVANRAREEAFFANLVEFRAAELKNVAFGENVIISEWFLDYTHAEWGKRTYYQVSVQQWKDGKVVHERFYYGA is encoded by the coding sequence ATGACGACGGAACTACAACCTACCACTGAGCTAAAAGCGATATTTGCTGACATCCAGCAACTCATCGCGCAGGGGCAGGTGATGCAGATTTTCGAGAAATATTATGGTGATGATGTCGTGATGCAAGAAAATGAGGCTCCTGCAACCGTGGGAAAAGTGGCAAATCGGGCACGAGAAGAAGCCTTTTTCGCGAATCTGGTTGAGTTTCGGGCGGCAGAACTGAAAAATGTCGCCTTTGGTGAGAATGTCATCATCTCAGAGTGGTTTTTAGATTACACCCACGCTGAATGGGGCAAACGCACCTATTACCAGGTTTCAGTGCAGCAATGGAAGGATGGCAAAGTGGTTCATGAGCGTTTTTATTACGGAGCGTGA
- a CDS encoding glutathione S-transferase family protein, with protein sequence MATKLPMLKLISFHLCPYVQRSIITLTEKQIPHEREYIDLSNKPDWFLKISPLGKVPLLLVDNEVLFESAVICEYLDEITPGSLHPADPLLKAKHRSWIEFGSNILSKIAGFYAAKDEDSFAAKRQDLIASFEILETQLNAEPYFVGEKFSLIDAVYAPVFRYFVAFEQYQNFGFFTHTPKVNAWREALLQRPSVQNAVSDDYFERLDDFFRRRDSVLSNLIKQANDTVLVAN encoded by the coding sequence ATGGCTACTAAATTGCCCATGCTGAAACTGATCAGTTTTCACCTCTGTCCCTATGTGCAGCGTTCAATTATCACCTTGACAGAGAAACAAATTCCTCACGAACGAGAATACATTGACCTATCAAACAAACCCGATTGGTTCCTAAAGATTTCTCCGTTGGGTAAAGTACCGCTTTTATTAGTCGATAACGAAGTGTTGTTTGAATCGGCTGTGATTTGCGAATATCTGGATGAAATAACACCCGGATCATTGCATCCTGCTGATCCACTGCTAAAAGCAAAACATCGATCGTGGATTGAATTTGGCTCCAATATTCTATCTAAAATTGCAGGATTTTATGCTGCAAAAGATGAAGATAGTTTTGCAGCAAAACGTCAGGATTTGATTGCCAGTTTTGAGATATTAGAAACGCAGTTAAATGCTGAGCCTTACTTTGTAGGAGAGAAGTTTTCCCTGATTGATGCCGTTTATGCTCCAGTGTTTCGCTACTTTGTAGCCTTTGAGCAGTATCAGAATTTTGGCTTTTTTACCCACACGCCTAAAGTCAACGCTTGGCGCGAAGCACTTCTCCAAAGACCTTCGGTACAAAATGCAGTTTCCGATGATTACTTTGAACGGTTGGATGACTTTTTTCGCCGAAGAGACAGCGTTTTATCAAATTTAATCAAACAGGCAAATGACACAGTTCTAGTAGCGAATTGA
- a CDS encoding pentapeptide repeat-containing protein, translating into MMSAIDRDNLRKCYAAGQRNFVAVNLTGISLERVDLTAADLTRAILNSVDLTRAVLIQTNLRNASLYSANLSYAKLNRANLSGADLTKANLKGATLVGADLREARLSGAILTGVNMRSANLAGVNLCGADLRGINLRSADLTGANLNWANLSGARLSGAQLDGASLIGVKLSDAFLNGVDLQGVDLDGVNLSGARLSGANLTSANLTAANLSHTQLRVAYLMRSNLHAADLSAADLRRSDLSAANLSQANLGQADFSEADLTGAALNSANLFKANFNRACLREAYLWGAKLIGTNLQQANLTKASLRGGALDEAKQQAVVFTGAIMPDGKVHS; encoded by the coding sequence ATGATGAGTGCGATAGATCGTGACAATTTGCGGAAGTGCTATGCTGCTGGGCAACGAAATTTTGTAGCCGTTAATTTAACAGGCATTTCGTTGGAACGGGTTGACTTAACCGCCGCAGATCTGACCAGAGCAATCCTCAATTCTGTAGACTTAACCCGTGCCGTTTTGATACAGACCAATCTCAGGAATGCATCTTTATACTCGGCTAACTTGAGTTACGCCAAGCTGAACCGCGCTAACTTAAGTGGCGCGGATCTGACTAAAGCTAACCTCAAAGGCGCAACATTAGTCGGTGCAGATCTGCGAGAAGCACGGTTAAGCGGTGCTATTTTGACTGGAGTCAACATGCGATCGGCAAATTTAGCCGGAGTTAACCTGTGTGGGGCTGATTTGCGAGGCATTAACTTGCGATCGGCAGATCTGACCGGGGCTAACCTCAACTGGGCAAATCTCAGTGGAGCCAGATTAAGCGGTGCTCAACTGGATGGAGCTTCGCTGATTGGGGTCAAACTCAGTGACGCATTCCTGAATGGCGTTGACTTGCAAGGAGTTGACCTGGATGGCGTGAATTTGAGTGGTGCCAGGCTCAGTGGCGCAAACCTCACATCTGCCAATCTCACCGCCGCTAACTTGAGTCACACCCAACTGCGAGTGGCGTATTTGATGCGATCGAACTTGCACGCAGCAGATTTGAGTGCAGCAGATTTGAGGCGATCGGATCTCAGTGCTGCAAATCTCAGTCAAGCCAACCTGGGTCAAGCCGATTTCAGTGAGGCAGACCTGACTGGAGCCGCACTCAATTCAGCTAACCTGTTCAAGGCAAACTTCAACCGGGCTTGCTTGAGAGAAGCTTATTTGTGGGGGGCGAAGTTGATCGGAACTAACTTACAGCAGGCAAACTTAACCAAAGCCAGTTTGCGGGGTGGTGCACTGGACGAAGCGAAACAACAAGCTGTTGTTTTTACCGGAGCCATTATGCCCGATGGCAAAGTGCATTCCTGA
- a CDS encoding MarR family winged helix-turn-helix transcriptional regulator, with product MLDPLRNSTWRLFLTAHTRLIARIEQNLTAAKLPPLEWYDVLFALKEAEGYRLRLSELAERVLLSRSNLTRLVDRLEKAELLRREPCPSDRRGTFAILTETGLTMQQQMWVVYSEGIADYFASHLNDDEVKTLQVIFQRLLGVAD from the coding sequence GTGCTAGATCCTTTACGTAACTCAACCTGGCGATTGTTTTTGACCGCTCACACTCGCCTGATCGCTCGCATTGAGCAAAACCTGACCGCAGCAAAGCTGCCACCTCTGGAGTGGTATGACGTGCTGTTTGCCCTGAAAGAAGCCGAGGGTTATCGTTTGCGACTGAGTGAACTAGCCGAGCGCGTCTTATTGAGCCGCAGCAATCTGACCCGACTGGTCGATCGCCTGGAAAAAGCCGAGCTATTGCGCCGAGAACCCTGCCCCAGCGATCGCCGAGGAACTTTTGCGATCCTCACCGAAACCGGATTAACGATGCAGCAACAGATGTGGGTCGTTTACAGCGAAGGCATTGCTGACTATTTCGCCTCTCACCTTAACGACGACGAGGTAAAAACGTTGCAGGTTATCTTTCAGCGATTGTTAGGTGTGGCAGATTAG
- a CDS encoding CobW family GTP-binding protein → MPSAVTPAQSETMNDLKRGLPVTIITGFLGSGKTTLLNHILTNQEGLKTAVLVNEFGEIGIDNELIVDTGDDNNMVELSNGCICCTINNDLLEAVYKVLERQDKIDYLVVETTGLADPLPVALTFLGTELRDLTRLDSIVTVVDSANYSLDLFNSQAALNQIVYGDIILLNKADLVDEADLDLLEVKVRDTIKQVRGTTTDEARILRTTKSQVPLPLILSVGLFDASNYFDEGAKGHDHDHHDHDHHGHDHDHHAHSHHDHDHEHHHDHDHHDHSACDHDHGHCTHDHDHDHHHSNHLEIDGFTSVSFQSDRPFAIRKFQYFLDNQLPANVFRAKGILWFDESRNDDGSPRRHIFHLSGRRFTLDDSEWKSAPKNQLVLIGQNLDHDAIKEQLQACVCVPSTNRGRGFGKK, encoded by the coding sequence ATGCCGTCAGCCGTCACTCCCGCTCAATCTGAAACGATGAATGACCTCAAGCGAGGTCTGCCAGTCACCATCATTACAGGATTTCTTGGCAGTGGCAAAACGACCCTGCTGAACCACATCCTGACCAATCAGGAGGGTCTGAAGACCGCCGTTCTGGTGAATGAGTTTGGCGAGATTGGTATTGACAACGAATTGATTGTCGATACGGGAGATGACAACAACATGGTGGAACTCAGTAACGGCTGTATCTGTTGCACCATCAATAACGACTTGCTGGAAGCGGTCTACAAAGTTTTAGAACGGCAAGACAAGATTGACTACCTGGTGGTTGAAACCACAGGTTTAGCTGATCCCCTTCCGGTGGCATTAACCTTTTTGGGAACTGAATTGCGGGATTTAACCCGGTTAGATTCGATCGTGACGGTGGTTGACTCTGCCAACTACAGCCTTGATTTGTTTAATAGCCAGGCAGCCTTGAACCAGATTGTTTACGGCGACATCATTCTGCTGAACAAAGCCGACCTGGTGGATGAAGCCGATTTGGATCTGCTCGAAGTCAAGGTACGCGACACGATTAAGCAAGTGCGTGGAACGACAACTGATGAGGCTCGGATTCTCCGTACGACTAAATCTCAGGTGCCACTGCCGCTGATCTTGAGCGTGGGCTTGTTTGATGCCAGCAACTACTTTGATGAAGGTGCGAAGGGGCATGATCACGACCATCACGATCATGACCATCACGGTCATGACCACGATCATCATGCTCACAGCCACCACGATCACGACCATGAGCATCACCATGACCACGATCACCATGACCACTCTGCCTGCGATCACGATCATGGCCACTGCACTCATGACCACGATCATGACCACCATCATTCCAACCATTTAGAGATTGATGGATTTACATCGGTGTCCTTCCAGAGCGATCGCCCCTTTGCCATTCGTAAGTTCCAATACTTCCTCGACAACCAATTGCCAGCGAATGTGTTCCGGGCGAAGGGAATTCTCTGGTTTGACGAGAGCCGCAACGATGATGGCTCCCCCCGTCGCCACATTTTCCACCTCAGCGGCAGACGCTTCACTCTAGACGACAGTGAGTGGAAGAGTGCACCCAAAAACCAACTGGTGCTGATTGGGCAAAACCTGGATCATGATGCCATTAAGGAACAACTCCAGGCGTGTGTTTGCGTTCCTAGCACGAACCGGGGCAGAGGATTCGGTAAAAAATAG
- a CDS encoding DUF2259 domain-containing protein, which produces MQYRRWLALSVAIALIVLATPGLATTIRSTRRMAGFSSDSQYYVYLETSRNLGSGIPKAVLQVIDIADSTCVAGGCLETRYGESDSNLSVRDAETDLLQQTWTLRQELGLTPPVAGIPLTIASRSRTADGTETVNVNLGDRRSVRLVLQQRAEPSRAAFRLEAQYAGQRRSLGSLSRFLNGILRYSIREVYASPDEDSIVVLLTAMRPAFEGTLETTLVQSFELRR; this is translated from the coding sequence ATGCAATACCGCCGTTGGTTAGCGTTATCGGTGGCGATCGCCCTGATTGTTCTTGCCACTCCAGGGCTAGCAACCACCATTAGATCGACTCGCCGTATGGCAGGGTTCTCCAGTGACAGCCAGTACTATGTCTACCTGGAAACCTCACGCAATTTGGGTTCCGGCATCCCCAAAGCCGTGTTGCAGGTGATCGACATCGCCGATAGCACCTGCGTTGCCGGGGGATGTCTGGAGACTCGCTATGGTGAGTCTGACTCCAATCTAAGCGTCCGCGATGCGGAAACGGATTTGCTGCAACAGACCTGGACATTGCGGCAAGAGTTGGGGCTAACTCCCCCGGTTGCTGGGATTCCCCTGACGATCGCCTCTCGTTCTCGTACGGCAGATGGCACAGAAACCGTGAATGTCAACCTGGGCGATCGCCGTTCAGTGCGGTTGGTGTTGCAACAACGGGCTGAACCCAGTCGGGCTGCCTTTCGCCTAGAGGCGCAGTATGCCGGACAACGGCGATCGCTCGGCTCCCTCAGTCGCTTCCTCAACGGCATCTTGCGTTATTCCATCCGAGAAGTCTACGCCTCTCCCGATGAAGACAGCATTGTGGTGTTGCTAACAGCCATGCGTCCTGCATTTGAAGGCACCTTGGAGACAACCTTAGTGCAGAGTTTTGAGTTGAGACGGTGA